A single Vulcanisaeta distributa DSM 14429 DNA region contains:
- a CDS encoding FAD-binding oxidoreductase, with translation MALEAALKGIEREVSNDSIREPTSKYVIDGLMPKVVLYPRDVNELSTMMRGISKEKLSVIPIVNGSKTFIGNIPKSYDVALDLSRVNRVIEPDPEEMVGVYGVSASFNEVQETLRRVSRRLPIDPPLSSRSSIGGVFSCNLFGPLAYTFMTTRDITLRVRAVMPDGTVVRWGTGMIKDVAGYNVKRLFIGSCGSLGIIYEVMSRIAAIPDVIAVTRLNKELDLFITRRLKPYGAIVVNGTMYLRFEGVKEEVEYRLGKLSEVSGFDVFYGNEAEELWYKLTSMDELFNNYNVIIKVVTPQARLNNALRELPSDYLVKMPMIGEAYLGINSIDVNTLNTIRGKVGDLGGYLMILKAPPELKRGIDVWGLNQNLDIMSKLKSVFDPLGIMSPGRFVGGL, from the coding sequence ATGGCGCTTGAGGCTGCGCTTAAGGGTATTGAGAGGGAGGTTAGTAACGATTCAATTAGGGAGCCGACGAGTAAGTACGTTATTGACGGTCTAATGCCCAAGGTTGTGTTGTACCCGAGGGATGTTAATGAGCTTAGTACAATGATGAGGGGTATAAGTAAGGAGAAGCTAAGTGTGATACCCATAGTTAATGGGTCTAAGACCTTCATAGGCAATATACCCAAGTCCTATGACGTGGCACTCGATCTAAGCCGTGTAAATAGAGTCATAGAGCCTGACCCGGAGGAGATGGTTGGCGTTTATGGCGTTAGTGCATCATTTAATGAGGTTCAGGAGACGTTGAGGAGGGTAAGTAGGAGATTACCTATTGACCCACCCCTGTCAAGTCGCTCAAGTATTGGTGGCGTATTTTCATGCAATTTATTTGGTCCGTTGGCTTATACGTTCATGACCACGAGAGACATAACACTTAGGGTTAGGGCCGTAATGCCTGACGGGACGGTGGTTAGGTGGGGTACCGGCATGATTAAGGATGTGGCCGGCTATAACGTGAAGAGGCTCTTCATTGGTTCCTGCGGTTCCCTGGGTATAATCTATGAGGTTATGTCTAGGATTGCTGCAATCCCCGATGTAATAGCCGTTACGAGACTAAATAAGGAGCTTGATCTATTCATAACAAGGAGGTTGAAGCCCTACGGTGCCATAGTCGTTAACGGCACAATGTACCTTAGGTTTGAAGGTGTTAAGGAGGAGGTGGAATACCGACTGGGTAAGCTGAGTGAGGTTTCGGGCTTTGATGTATTCTACGGTAATGAGGCTGAGGAGTTATGGTACAAGCTAACGTCAATGGATGAACTATTCAATAACTATAATGTTATTATTAAGGTGGTGACTCCTCAAGCAAGGTTGAATAATGCCCTGAGGGAATTACCGAGTGATTACCTGGTTAAGATGCCCATGATTGGTGAGGCTTATCTAGGCATTAATAGTATCGACGTTAACACATTGAATACGATTAGGGGTAAGGTGGGTGATTTAGGTGGCTACTTAATGATTTTGAAGGCACCCCCTGAACTTAAGCGTGGAATTGACGTCTGGGGTCTTAACCAGAACCTAGACATAATGTCTAAGCTAAAATCCGTCTTTGACCCATTGGGTATAATGAGCCCTGGGAGGTTCGTGGGTGGTCTATAA